A single genomic interval of Megalobrama amblycephala isolate DHTTF-2021 linkage group LG17, ASM1881202v1, whole genome shotgun sequence harbors:
- the LOC125251040 gene encoding neuropilin and tolloid-like protein 1 isoform X1, which produces MVPRVKLLVAVVASLVNLGFSGAPTAPPKRVSVENNSGVTPAGLCGSWVKEPDGGLFTSPNYPEKYPPDRECIYIIEASPRQCIDLYFDEKYAIEPSWECKFDHIEVRDGPFSFSPIIGRYCGQESPTYVRSSGRYLWIKFVADGELEATGFSARYNFTQDPDFKDIGVPPPLPICEFEMSGPEGIVESVMVAKEGKALQTEAVDCRWFIRAPPGSKIYLRFLDYEMQNSNECKRNFVAVYDGSSSVEHLKNKFCSTVANDVMLLTSVGVIRMWADETSRRSRFRILFTTFHEPPCEGDAFFCHSNMCINHTLVCNGIQNCVYPWDENGCKEKRKATILDSLDNTNVTIIGVTCGVVIILLTVSIIIQIKQPRKKYIIRRDEFDPTLLHEAFEPPHYELCTLRQATSSDGEVLPEDFPKLQRTSSKCIHGHHCGSQVSSTRGSRSDLSLRDAAAILSEMETSAQPPFPLQATPIGRRNILVMKHSYSHDGAEECDLDDEFYDGPTTSHGRAAMDRTVHRSVSNDF; this is translated from the exons ATGGTGCCGCGGGTGAAACTGCTTGTTG CAGTTGTTGCAAGTCTTGTCAATCTGGGATTTTCTGGAGCACCAACAGCACCACCGAAGAGAGTTTCAG ttgaaaacaACTCAGGTGTGACACCGGCGGGATTGTGCGGTTCTTGGGTCAAAGAGCCTGATGGAGGACTTTTTACATCTCCTAACTATCCAGAGAAATATCCTCCTGACCGAGAGTGCATATACATAATTGAAG CTTCTCCAAGGCAATGCATCGACCTGTATTTTGATGAAAAGTATGCTATTGAGCCATCGTGGGAGTGTAAGTTTGACCACATTGAAGTCAGGGATGGACCCTTCAGCTTTTCTCCTATCATCGGCCGTTACTGTGGACAAGAGAGCCCGACCTATGTTAGGTCCAGTGGACGATACCTTTGGATAAAATTTGTGGCAGATGGTGAACTAGAAGCCACTGGATTTTCAGCTCGGTACAATTTCACCCAAG ATCCTGATTTCAAGGACATTGGAGTTCCACCACCTCTTCCAA TATGTGAGTTTGAGATGAGCGGGCCAGAGGGCATTGTGGAGTCTGTAATGGTTGCAAAAGAGGGCAAAGCGTTGCAGACAGAGGCTGTAGACTGCAGGTGGTTCATAAGAGCTCCTCCCGGCTCTAAG ATCTATTTGCGTTTCCTGGATTATGAGATGCAGAACTCCAATGAGTGCAAGCGTAATTTTGTGGCGGTGTATGATGGGAGCAGCTCGGTGGAGCATCTGAAGAATAAATTTTGCAGCACGGTAGCCAATGACGTAATGCTGCTGACTTCAGTAGGTGTGATTCGCATGTGGGCCGATGAGACCAGCCGCAGGAGCCGATTCCGTATCCTCTTCACCACCTTCCATGAGC CTCCATGTGAAGGAGATGCATTCTTCTGCCATAGCAACATGTGTATTAACCACACATTGGTGTGCAATGGTATCCAAAACTGTGTCTATCCTTGGGATGAGAATGGCTGCAAAG AGAAAAGAAAAGCCACTATCCTGGACAGCCTTGACAACACCAATGTAACCATAATTGGAGTGACCTGCGGAGTGGTGATTATCCTGCTCACCGTGTCGATAATCATTCAAATAAAACAGCCACGGAAAAAGTACATAATCCGCAGGGACGAATTCGACCCCACCTTGCTTCACGAGGCCTTTGAACCCCCGCACTATGAGCTGTGCACGCTACGGCAAGCAACCTCATCCGATGGTGAGGTGTTACCAGAGGATTTCCCCAAATTGCAGCGCACCTCCTCCAAATGCATCCACGGCCACCACTGTGGCTCGCAGGTGTCCAGCACTCGAGGCAGCCGCAGCGATCTCAGTCTGCGAGATGCTGCTGCCATTCTCTCAGAGATGGAGACGTCCGCACAGCCCCCGTTCCCTCTGCAAGCCACCCCTATTGGCCGCAGGAATATTCTGGTGATGAAGCACAGCTACTCGCACGATGGGGCAGAGGAGTGCGACCTGGATGATGAATTTTATGATGGGCCCACCACCAGCCACGGGCGAGCTGCAATGGACAGAACTGTGCATCGGTCAGTATCCAATGACTTTTGA
- the atpsckmt gene encoding ATP synthase subunit C lysine N-methyltransferase isoform X1, with protein sequence MSDFGTESNLCSETKQGSAGEGTFKKRLGIIATCVVGGSLVALYAVTGPFVAPALRKVCLPFVPATRTQIENVLTVLKTRSGSLVDIGSGDGRIVIAAAKRGFKAVGFELNPWLVWYSRYKAWREGVHHSTSFYISDLWKVSFSEYSNVVIFGVPQMMEQLEVKLQTELQSSAKVVACRFPFPTWTPDDVAGEGIDTVWIYNAKTFKPHIGNDKDSERQEMP encoded by the exons ATGTCTGACTTTGGCACCGAATCAAATCTATGCTCAGAGACTAAGCAGGGATCAGCTGGTGAAGGTACTTTTAAAAAACGACTTGGTATTATTGCAACTTGTGTCGTCGGAGGGTCATTGGTCGCTCTGTATGCAGTGACCGGACCGTTTGTTGCACCAGCACTGAGGAAAGTTTGTCTGCCATTCGTACCTGCAACAAGGACACAAATTGAAAATGTTCTAACGGTTTTGAAAACTAGATCAGGCTCCCTGGTAGATATCGGCAGCGGAGATGGACGGATT GTTATCGCTGCAGCAAAAAGAGGCTTCAAGGCAGTTGGCTTTGAGCTCAACCCATGGCTGGTCTGGTACTCCCGTTACAAAGCCTGGAGGGAAGGTGTTCATCATAGCACATCTTTCTATATTTCAGACCTTTGGAAG GTCAGTTTTTCAGAGTACTCCAATGTGGTCATCTTTGGGGTTCCTCAAATG ATGGAGCAGCTTGAAGTCAAGCTCCAAACAGAGCTTCAGAGTTCAGCCAAAGTAGTAGCTTGTCGCTTTCCTTTTCCCACTTGGACTCCTGATGATGTAGCTGGAGAGGGAATTGACACTGTGTGGATTTATAATGCCAAGACATTCAAACCACACATCGGAAATGATAAAGACAGTGAGAGACAAGAGATGCCATAA
- the atpsckmt gene encoding ATP synthase subunit C lysine N-methyltransferase isoform X3 — protein sequence MSDFGTESNLCSETKQGSAGEVTGPFVAPALRKVCLPFVPATRTQIENVLTVLKTRSGSLVDIGSGDGRIVIAAAKRGFKAVGFELNPWLVWYSRYKAWREGVHHSTSFYISDLWKVSFSEYSNVVIFGVPQMMEQLEVKLQTELQSSAKVVACRFPFPTWTPDDVAGEGIDTVWIYNAKTFKPHIGNDKDSERQEMP from the exons ATGTCTGACTTTGGCACCGAATCAAATCTATGCTCAGAGACTAAGCAGGGATCAGCTGGTGAAG TGACCGGACCGTTTGTTGCACCAGCACTGAGGAAAGTTTGTCTGCCATTCGTACCTGCAACAAGGACACAAATTGAAAATGTTCTAACGGTTTTGAAAACTAGATCAGGCTCCCTGGTAGATATCGGCAGCGGAGATGGACGGATT GTTATCGCTGCAGCAAAAAGAGGCTTCAAGGCAGTTGGCTTTGAGCTCAACCCATGGCTGGTCTGGTACTCCCGTTACAAAGCCTGGAGGGAAGGTGTTCATCATAGCACATCTTTCTATATTTCAGACCTTTGGAAG GTCAGTTTTTCAGAGTACTCCAATGTGGTCATCTTTGGGGTTCCTCAAATG ATGGAGCAGCTTGAAGTCAAGCTCCAAACAGAGCTTCAGAGTTCAGCCAAAGTAGTAGCTTGTCGCTTTCCTTTTCCCACTTGGACTCCTGATGATGTAGCTGGAGAGGGAATTGACACTGTGTGGATTTATAATGCCAAGACATTCAAACCACACATCGGAAATGATAAAGACAGTGAGAGACAAGAGATGCCATAA
- the LOC125251040 gene encoding neuropilin and tolloid-like protein 1 isoform X2 gives MVPRVKLLVVVASLVNLGFSGAPTAPPKRVSVENNSGVTPAGLCGSWVKEPDGGLFTSPNYPEKYPPDRECIYIIEASPRQCIDLYFDEKYAIEPSWECKFDHIEVRDGPFSFSPIIGRYCGQESPTYVRSSGRYLWIKFVADGELEATGFSARYNFTQDPDFKDIGVPPPLPICEFEMSGPEGIVESVMVAKEGKALQTEAVDCRWFIRAPPGSKIYLRFLDYEMQNSNECKRNFVAVYDGSSSVEHLKNKFCSTVANDVMLLTSVGVIRMWADETSRRSRFRILFTTFHEPPCEGDAFFCHSNMCINHTLVCNGIQNCVYPWDENGCKEKRKATILDSLDNTNVTIIGVTCGVVIILLTVSIIIQIKQPRKKYIIRRDEFDPTLLHEAFEPPHYELCTLRQATSSDGEVLPEDFPKLQRTSSKCIHGHHCGSQVSSTRGSRSDLSLRDAAAILSEMETSAQPPFPLQATPIGRRNILVMKHSYSHDGAEECDLDDEFYDGPTTSHGRAAMDRTVHRSVSNDF, from the exons ATGGTGCCGCGGGTGAAACTGCTTGTTG TTGTTGCAAGTCTTGTCAATCTGGGATTTTCTGGAGCACCAACAGCACCACCGAAGAGAGTTTCAG ttgaaaacaACTCAGGTGTGACACCGGCGGGATTGTGCGGTTCTTGGGTCAAAGAGCCTGATGGAGGACTTTTTACATCTCCTAACTATCCAGAGAAATATCCTCCTGACCGAGAGTGCATATACATAATTGAAG CTTCTCCAAGGCAATGCATCGACCTGTATTTTGATGAAAAGTATGCTATTGAGCCATCGTGGGAGTGTAAGTTTGACCACATTGAAGTCAGGGATGGACCCTTCAGCTTTTCTCCTATCATCGGCCGTTACTGTGGACAAGAGAGCCCGACCTATGTTAGGTCCAGTGGACGATACCTTTGGATAAAATTTGTGGCAGATGGTGAACTAGAAGCCACTGGATTTTCAGCTCGGTACAATTTCACCCAAG ATCCTGATTTCAAGGACATTGGAGTTCCACCACCTCTTCCAA TATGTGAGTTTGAGATGAGCGGGCCAGAGGGCATTGTGGAGTCTGTAATGGTTGCAAAAGAGGGCAAAGCGTTGCAGACAGAGGCTGTAGACTGCAGGTGGTTCATAAGAGCTCCTCCCGGCTCTAAG ATCTATTTGCGTTTCCTGGATTATGAGATGCAGAACTCCAATGAGTGCAAGCGTAATTTTGTGGCGGTGTATGATGGGAGCAGCTCGGTGGAGCATCTGAAGAATAAATTTTGCAGCACGGTAGCCAATGACGTAATGCTGCTGACTTCAGTAGGTGTGATTCGCATGTGGGCCGATGAGACCAGCCGCAGGAGCCGATTCCGTATCCTCTTCACCACCTTCCATGAGC CTCCATGTGAAGGAGATGCATTCTTCTGCCATAGCAACATGTGTATTAACCACACATTGGTGTGCAATGGTATCCAAAACTGTGTCTATCCTTGGGATGAGAATGGCTGCAAAG AGAAAAGAAAAGCCACTATCCTGGACAGCCTTGACAACACCAATGTAACCATAATTGGAGTGACCTGCGGAGTGGTGATTATCCTGCTCACCGTGTCGATAATCATTCAAATAAAACAGCCACGGAAAAAGTACATAATCCGCAGGGACGAATTCGACCCCACCTTGCTTCACGAGGCCTTTGAACCCCCGCACTATGAGCTGTGCACGCTACGGCAAGCAACCTCATCCGATGGTGAGGTGTTACCAGAGGATTTCCCCAAATTGCAGCGCACCTCCTCCAAATGCATCCACGGCCACCACTGTGGCTCGCAGGTGTCCAGCACTCGAGGCAGCCGCAGCGATCTCAGTCTGCGAGATGCTGCTGCCATTCTCTCAGAGATGGAGACGTCCGCACAGCCCCCGTTCCCTCTGCAAGCCACCCCTATTGGCCGCAGGAATATTCTGGTGATGAAGCACAGCTACTCGCACGATGGGGCAGAGGAGTGCGACCTGGATGATGAATTTTATGATGGGCCCACCACCAGCCACGGGCGAGCTGCAATGGACAGAACTGTGCATCGGTCAGTATCCAATGACTTTTGA
- the atpsckmt gene encoding ATP synthase subunit C lysine N-methyltransferase isoform X2 yields MSDFGTESNLCSETKQGSAGEGTFKKRLGIIATCVVGGSLVALYAVTGPFVAPALRKVCLPFVPATRTQIENVLTVLKTRSGSLVDIGSGDGRIVIAAAKRGFKAVGFELNPWLVWYSRYKAWREGVHHSTSFYISDLWKMEQLEVKLQTELQSSAKVVACRFPFPTWTPDDVAGEGIDTVWIYNAKTFKPHIGNDKDSERQEMP; encoded by the exons ATGTCTGACTTTGGCACCGAATCAAATCTATGCTCAGAGACTAAGCAGGGATCAGCTGGTGAAGGTACTTTTAAAAAACGACTTGGTATTATTGCAACTTGTGTCGTCGGAGGGTCATTGGTCGCTCTGTATGCAGTGACCGGACCGTTTGTTGCACCAGCACTGAGGAAAGTTTGTCTGCCATTCGTACCTGCAACAAGGACACAAATTGAAAATGTTCTAACGGTTTTGAAAACTAGATCAGGCTCCCTGGTAGATATCGGCAGCGGAGATGGACGGATT GTTATCGCTGCAGCAAAAAGAGGCTTCAAGGCAGTTGGCTTTGAGCTCAACCCATGGCTGGTCTGGTACTCCCGTTACAAAGCCTGGAGGGAAGGTGTTCATCATAGCACATCTTTCTATATTTCAGACCTTTGGAAG ATGGAGCAGCTTGAAGTCAAGCTCCAAACAGAGCTTCAGAGTTCAGCCAAAGTAGTAGCTTGTCGCTTTCCTTTTCCCACTTGGACTCCTGATGATGTAGCTGGAGAGGGAATTGACACTGTGTGGATTTATAATGCCAAGACATTCAAACCACACATCGGAAATGATAAAGACAGTGAGAGACAAGAGATGCCATAA